A DNA window from Enterobacter asburiae contains the following coding sequences:
- a CDS encoding YicC/YloC family endoribonuclease, producing the protein MIRSMTAYARREIKGSWGSATWEMRSVNQRYLETYFRMPEQFRSLEPVVRERIRTRLTRGKVECNLRFEPDASAQGELILNEKLAKQLVNAANWVKMQSDEGEINPVDILRWPGVMAAGEQDLDAIAAEILAALDGTLDDFIVARETEGQALKAMIEQRLEGVSTEVAKVRTHMPEVLQWQRERLVAKLEEAEVQLENTRLEQELVLMAQRIDVAEELDRLEAHVKETYNILKKKEAVGRRLDFMMQEFNRESNTLASKSINAEVTNSAIELKVLIEQMREQIQNIE; encoded by the coding sequence ATGATCCGCAGTATGACCGCCTACGCCCGGCGTGAAATCAAGGGTAGCTGGGGTAGCGCCACATGGGAAATGCGCTCGGTAAACCAGCGTTACCTGGAAACGTATTTCCGTATGCCGGAGCAGTTCCGCAGCCTTGAGCCTGTCGTACGTGAACGTATCCGTACGCGTCTGACGCGCGGAAAAGTTGAATGTAACCTGCGCTTTGAGCCTGATGCGAGCGCACAGGGCGAGCTCATCCTCAACGAAAAACTGGCAAAACAGCTCGTGAATGCGGCGAACTGGGTCAAAATGCAGAGCGATGAAGGCGAAATCAACCCGGTTGATATTCTGCGCTGGCCTGGCGTCATGGCCGCCGGTGAGCAGGATCTGGACGCCATTGCCGCTGAAATCCTGGCAGCTCTCGACGGCACGCTGGACGACTTTATCGTTGCCCGCGAAACCGAAGGCCAGGCGCTGAAAGCGATGATTGAGCAGCGTCTTGAAGGCGTGAGCACCGAAGTTGCCAAAGTCCGCACCCATATGCCAGAAGTGCTGCAATGGCAGCGCGAGCGCCTTGTCGCCAAACTGGAAGAAGCGGAAGTTCAGCTGGAAAACACCCGCCTGGAACAAGAGCTGGTGCTGATGGCGCAGCGTATCGATGTCGCTGAAGAGCTGGACCGTCTGGAAGCGCACGTTAAAGAAACCTACAACATTCTGAAGAAAAAAGAAGCTGTGGGCCGCCGTCTGGACTTTATGATGCAGGAGTTCAACCGCGAGTCGAACACCCTGGCGTCTAAGTCGATCAATGCAGAAGTGACGAATTCAGCGATTGAGCTCAAAGTGCTGATTGAACAGATGCGCGAGCAGATCCAGAACATCGAGTAA